The following proteins are co-located in the Salvelinus namaycush isolate Seneca chromosome 33, SaNama_1.0, whole genome shotgun sequence genome:
- the gpr12 gene encoding G-protein coupled receptor 12 — protein sequence MSDEYKASVTPSWLTPDPTAWSSSGDGFTDNATYSPLDSFPPVPPLLVNPWDILLCSSGTLIACENALVVLVIWQNPSLRAPMFLLIGSLALADLLAGLGLVLHFTLAYLLRSDSAQLLTVGLVVASFSASVFSLLAITIDRYLSLYYALTYNSERTAAFTYTMLVLLWGLSLCLGLLPVTGVNCLTEESTCSVVRPLTKNNVVVLSVSFLLLFGLMLQLYVQICKIVMHHAHQIALQHHFLSTSPHYVTTRKGVSTLAIILGTFAACWMPFTVYSLVADYTYPPLYTYATLVPATYNSVINPVIYAFRNQEIQQALWLVCCGCIPARVTHRGRTPSHV from the coding sequence ATGAGTGACGAATACAAGGCGTCGGTCACCCCTAGctggctgacccctgaccccacaGCCTGGTCCAGCAGCGGAGACGGATTCACGGACAACGCCACCTACTCACCTCTGGACTCCTTTCCCCCGGTGCCCCCTCTCCTGGTCAACCCCTGGGACATCTTGCTGTGCTCCTCAGGGACCCTCATCGCCTGTGAAAACGCCCTGGTGGTACTGGTGATCTGGCAGAACCCGTCTCTCCGAGCCCCCATGTTCCTGCTGATCGGCAGCCTGGCCCTGGCTGACCTCCTGGCTGGTCTGGGCCTGGTGCTCCACTTCACCTTGGCCTACCTGCTAAGGTCCGACTCGGCCCAGCTGCTGACTGTTGGTCTGGTGGTGGCCTCCTTCTCAGCCTCCGTCTTCAGCCTGCTGGCCATCACCATAGACCGTTACCTGTCACTCTACTACGCCCTGACCTACAACTCAGAGCGCACCGCTGCCTTCACCTACACCATGCTGGTCCTCCTCTggggcctgtctctctgtctgggccTACTTCCCGTCACGGGGGTGAACTGCCTGACGGAGGAGTCGACATGCAGCGTGGTGCGCCCGCTGACTAAGAACAACGTGGTGGTGCTGTCCGTATCCTTCCTCCTGCTGTTCGGCCTCATGCTGCAGCTGTACGTGCAGATCTGTAAGATCGTCATGCACCACGCCCACCAGATCGCCTTGCAGCATCACTTCCTGTCCACCTCACCCCACTACGTCACCACCAGGAAGGGCGTGTCCACACTGGCCATCATCCTGGGGACGTTCGCCGCCTGCTGGATGCCCTTCACCGTCTACTCCCTCGTCGCCGACTACACGTACCCGCCTCTCTACACCTACGCCACCCTGGTGCCCGCCACCTACAACTCAGTCATCAACCCAGTGATCTACGCCTTCAGGAACCAGGAGATCCAGCAGGCTCTGTGGCTGGTGTGTTGTGGCTGTATACCGGCCAGGGTGACCCACAGGGGACGGACCCCCAGCCACGTCTGA